A stretch of the Haloarchaeobius salinus genome encodes the following:
- the dpsA gene encoding DNA starvation/stationary phase protection protein DpsA yields the protein MSTQKTVLQEAGTVEESSLRLDVEKAEQIIDALNTDLAATYTFYHQIRKHHWNVEGAEFRDLHIFLGDFAEELEAAADEQAERLQALGGVPVAGMAALAERSPVEPEDEDVYDIRTSLENDLEMGGDIIETMREHVEVAQNLGDHATAHILREELTGLEENVHHLEHYLEDDSLKQ from the coding sequence ATGAGCACCCAGAAGACGGTCCTTCAGGAGGCGGGTACAGTCGAGGAGAGTTCACTACGGCTCGACGTCGAGAAGGCGGAGCAGATAATCGACGCGCTGAACACGGACCTGGCCGCGACGTACACGTTCTACCACCAGATCCGCAAGCACCACTGGAACGTCGAGGGGGCGGAGTTCCGCGACCTCCACATCTTCCTCGGCGATTTCGCCGAGGAGCTGGAGGCGGCGGCCGACGAGCAGGCCGAGCGACTCCAGGCGCTCGGGGGCGTCCCCGTCGCCGGGATGGCGGCCCTCGCGGAGCGCTCGCCCGTCGAGCCCGAGGACGAGGACGTCTACGACATCCGTACCTCGCTGGAGAACGACCTGGAGATGGGCGGCGACATCATCGAGACGATGCGGGAGCACGTCGAGGTCGCCCAGAACCTCGGCGACCACGCGACGGCGCACATCCTCCGCGAGGAGCTCACCGGACTCGAGGAGAACGTCCACCACCTGGAGCACTATCTCGAAGACGACTCGCTGAAGCAGTAG
- a CDS encoding aldehyde dehydrogenase family protein, protein MATRTAQRKERLLVDGEWVDGAEVIPVTDLADGGHFAEVVAATPEQAEEALAAAQRAEATMRETTIVQRGEWCEEIADRLEARTEEVAEVIVREAGKPIGSARGEVGSAAERFRRAAEEIRHIKGQFREGTTSGHEGWEAVVKHEPIGTVLCITPYNYPLATTALQVAPALAAGNSIVLKPATKTPVSAAILADVMRDVVPDGAINLVTGRGSDIGDVLAGDDRVNAIAMTGSSGAGKHVAYESGMVNLHMELGGNAPELVFPDADLDEAAAAAAKGSLKYAGQRCSAVSRVLAHGEIHDDLVARIDDAMDDWTQGDLFDEDTDLGPLISEDQADWVEELVDDALEKGATLVRGGGRDGLTYEPTLLADVPHDARILQEEQFGPVCAVTSVADEDEAVDIANGGDLALDACVFTADYDRAMRLADVVDAGAVRINGAPSHGLGDIPFGGNRDSGIGREGIDASIHAFMRKKSIVL, encoded by the coding sequence ATGGCTACCAGAACCGCACAGCGAAAGGAACGGTTGCTCGTCGACGGCGAGTGGGTCGACGGCGCGGAGGTCATCCCGGTGACGGACCTCGCCGACGGCGGCCACTTCGCGGAGGTCGTCGCGGCCACGCCCGAGCAGGCCGAGGAGGCACTCGCCGCCGCCCAGCGCGCGGAGGCGACGATGCGCGAGACGACCATCGTCCAGCGCGGCGAGTGGTGCGAGGAGATCGCGGACCGGCTGGAGGCCCGGACCGAGGAGGTCGCGGAGGTCATCGTCCGCGAGGCAGGCAAGCCCATCGGGAGCGCCCGCGGCGAGGTCGGCAGCGCCGCCGAGCGCTTCCGCCGCGCCGCCGAGGAGATCCGCCACATCAAGGGCCAGTTCCGCGAGGGCACCACCAGCGGCCACGAGGGCTGGGAGGCCGTCGTGAAGCACGAGCCCATCGGCACCGTCCTCTGCATCACGCCGTACAACTACCCGCTCGCGACGACCGCACTCCAGGTCGCACCCGCGCTCGCCGCCGGCAACAGCATCGTGCTCAAGCCCGCGACGAAGACGCCCGTCAGCGCGGCCATCCTCGCCGACGTGATGCGCGACGTGGTCCCCGACGGAGCCATCAACCTCGTCACCGGCCGCGGCTCCGACATCGGCGACGTGCTCGCCGGCGACGACCGCGTCAACGCCATCGCGATGACCGGCTCCTCGGGCGCGGGCAAGCACGTCGCCTACGAGTCCGGGATGGTCAACCTGCACATGGAGCTCGGCGGGAACGCTCCGGAACTCGTGTTCCCCGACGCCGACCTCGACGAGGCCGCCGCGGCCGCCGCGAAGGGCTCGCTCAAGTACGCCGGCCAGCGCTGCTCGGCCGTCTCCCGCGTGCTCGCCCACGGTGAGATCCACGACGACCTCGTCGCCCGCATCGACGACGCGATGGACGACTGGACGCAGGGCGACCTGTTCGACGAGGACACCGACCTCGGCCCGCTCATCTCCGAGGACCAGGCTGACTGGGTCGAGGAGCTCGTCGACGACGCCCTCGAGAAGGGTGCGACGCTCGTCCGCGGCGGCGGCCGCGACGGCCTCACCTACGAGCCGACGCTGCTCGCCGACGTGCCCCACGACGCCCGCATCCTGCAGGAAGAGCAGTTCGGCCCGGTCTGTGCGGTCACCTCGGTCGCCGACGAGGACGAAGCCGTCGACATCGCCAACGGCGGCGACCTCGCGCTCGACGCCTGCGTGTTCACCGCCGACTACGACCGCGCGATGCGGCTGGCCGACGTGGTCGACGCCGGTGCGGTCCGCATCAACGGTGCCCCGAGCCACGGCCTCGGCGACATCCCGTTCGGCGGCAACCGCGACTCCGGCATCGGCCGCGAGGGCATCGACGCCTCCATCCACGCGTTCATGCGGAAGAAGAGCATCGTGCTCTGA